Proteins co-encoded in one Echeneis naucrates chromosome 22, fEcheNa1.1, whole genome shotgun sequence genomic window:
- the fbxo33 gene encoding F-box only protein 33 produces the protein MALCGGVGAMALPSELIVHIFSFLSDRDKLRASAVCSRWRECLFYPALWTELKLRIGGGCSGGGSSSSEGTPRLEFLMRKFGSFVRELQLELAPVEGYLSPLNNEPPSTRMDQPPGSDGDPQLSERWRDAMATYLDQVLCVFSSIRNNRNLQKLSLYGDTCILQQEGLLDSSNLHQIHQGDKKINEIQQLFMELLSNSRQLRWLSCSFMLGLVTPCSLACLSNPSAETLQHVSLLDHQLGPLISPSELDRLSNLNSLALDFSDLTSELCGLLASPRRTPLYRLSLLLNGAALEFKPLEGTATEDDWKALVRVSANLRVYIMALEVDSSELLRVLKPSLPLERLHLDSYSTLVTDATLELISQQYNKTLTHFLLLRDDPDFPDLSVNRNEDPLVLLVWRCTQLAVLVIHGYTVWSHNLVAISRLRGSSLRVLTVSEESIDFDPDQSVCMEGDPVHNLVKEVSLGLGRVWHPCLDSSLVLSEPTQHFHRELHAFSMGM, from the exons ATGGCTCTGTGCGGGGGTGTCGGAGCCATGGCTTTACCCAGCGAGCTTATCGTCCATATATTCTCCTTTCTGTCTGACCGAGACAAGCTCCGGGCCTCGGCGGTGTGCTCCCGGTGGAGGGAGTGTCTCTTCTACCCCGCGCTGTGGACCGAGCTCAAGCTGCGGATAGGCGGTGGGTGTAGCGGCGGCGGCTCCTCCAGCTCCGAGGGGACCCCGAGGCTGGAGTTCCTCATGCGGAAGTTCGGTTCCTTCGTACGCGAGCTGCAGCTGGAACTGGCCCCGGTAGAAGGCTACCTCAGCCCCCTGAACAACGAGCCGCCGTCCACTAGGATGGACCAGCCTCCCGGTTCTGACGGCGACCCGCAGCTCTCCGAGCGATGGAGGGACGCCATGGCCACCTACTTGGACcaggtgttgtgtgtgttctccagcATCCGCAACAACAG AAATCTGCAGAAGCTGAGTCTTTATGGAGACACCTGCATTCTCCAGCAGGAAGGACTACTGGACAGCTCCAACCTGCACCAAATTCACCAGGGAGACAAAAAGATCAATGA AATCCAGCAATTGTTCATGGAGCTGCTGTCTAACAGCAGGCAGCTAAGGTGGTTGTCCTGTAGTTTCATGCTGGGTCTGGTGACCCCTTGCTCTTTAGCCTGCCTGTCAAATCCTTCAGCTGAGACCCTGCAGCACGTCAGTTTACTGGACCACCAGCTAG GCCCCCTCATCTCCCCATCAGAGTTAGATCGGCTCTCAAATCTGAATTCTCTGGCTTTGGATTTCTCTGACTTGACATCTGAGCTTTGTGGTCTGTTGGCATCTCCGCGTCGTACTCCACTGTATcgcctctctctgctgctcaaTGGTGCTGCCCTGGAGTTCAAACCATTAGAAGGGACCGCTACAGAGGACGATTGGAAGGCACTG GTCCGTGTGAGTGCCAACTTGCGAGTCTACATTATGGCCCTAGAGGTCGACAGCTCTGAGCTCCTCAGGGTCCTAAAACCTAGCCTTCCTCTGGAGCGCCTGCACCTCGACAGTTACAGCACACTGGTGACTGATGCCACTTTGGAGCTTATCTCTCAGCAATACAACAAAACGCTGACTCACTTCCTGCTCCTGAGGGATGACCCCGACTTCCCTGACCTCAGTGTCAATCGCAACGAAGACCCATTGGTCCTTTTAGTATGGAGATGTACTCAGCTGGCTGTACTGGTGATACATG GTTATACTGTGTGGTCCCACAACCTGGTGGCCATCTCACGGCTGCGAGGCTCCAGTCTTCGTGTCTTGACTGTTTCAGAGGAGAGCATCGACTTCGACCCGGATCAGTCAGTGTGCATGGAAGGTGACCCAGTCCATAACCTGGTCAAGGAGGTTTCACTGGGGCTTGGCCGAGTGTGGCATCCTTGCCTGGATTCTAGCCTGGTTTTGTCCGAACCCACCCAACACTTCCACCGTGAGCTGCACGCCTTCAGCATGGGCATGTAG